The nucleotide window atattgctgcactatcGGAACTAGatgcataagcatttcgctacaaccacaaaaacatctgctaaacacgtgtttGTGACCAATACAAAATGAATGTGATTTGATTTCTAATGAGTGACTGCAATCCACACTTTTGTTTTGGTAGTCACTTCCTAGAAACAACAATGTTATCATTTTCAGACAAACACGTTACTTCCTTAAGCACACTACTACAACAGAGTGACTGTTTTGgaataaaatgttcaatatatTTCCTTTAACATCCTCTGTGTTGTGTGCTTATTGTTTACCATTGATCTGTTCTAGGTCATTTTGAGAACTTAAGGAgcatcaggtactgctggaatATCTACCAATAGCATGTCCATCTTTTTGTGataaattacactggtcactgttcaaaacatttaaaaagtactAAGAAATGACTGCAAAATGACTTTACTAATGATCAGTAAATGGTTTATCCGTTAATTTATTAAACATCTTATGAGAGATCATATAAATCATTATTACAGACTATAAAAGTTGTTTATCAATGTGTGAATAACCAGCTTTCCAAAACTAATGTGGGAGTAATGAGACATTAATGATGTGGAGTCAAAATAAACATTATACATTCTTTATTACAAAgtgttattataaagtgttaccaatctCTATATTAATTCTGACTACACAGCATCTGAGAGAGCTGGTCTGGTGTGACCCTTGACCTGGCAGCAGTGATGAagtgagagtagtagtagtgagagtagtggtagtgttcATACCCGGTATGTTGAGGTTCAAGTGTCTGCTGCAGTCTCCTGCACTGTTGAGTTGAATAAttaatgtatatactgtagtagtTATTTATACATGTGAGAATACCTAGCTTACTAACATTTAACACATTTGGGAGTAATGACTAATAAATGGTGAACAAACTGTAAATTCCTAACAAATAGTTTATTACCGAACATTATAAAGTGTTAACCATATTTGCATATTCTTAAATTTGACCATCAACGACTTACACAATACACCATTGAGTTATACTGGGACGTTATCTGATATCATGCatattgtacatttacattttactccATTGTTGAAGGCATTGTGTACCAATTGAGCCACTAGAGGGTGAAAAACATACATAATGACTCATGACGTTCTCAAAATGTACTTTTAGAATACTTACCTACTATTTATCATTAAATAACATGGAACAACAACAGACATTGCTATTTCCAATATACAACCCAAAATGACTACAATGTCTTTTATAAAACATGCTAATCCCTCCTTATGCCTTCTCCAACTCATTCTAATCCAATTCAGCCAAATCATTCTGTATCAGCACCACACGTATCCTATGAAGACAAAACTGAGATAAGTCATGTCAGTGTATTATTACATGAAAGAAATAATTacaacaaatgtataaaaaaatgaaatcaaACCTATGATTGTCAAACAAGGGAAAAAACATATGAGCTATGAACGCCTTAAATTGAGAGATAAAATAAGTTTAGCTGTCACTTTGAACCATGGATAAAATAAAGCATAAATTATTGGATTAATTAAGGAATTAACAAGTCCCAGAAAACTGGTGAAATATGATAAGAAATGGtcaattaaaaaagaaaaaaagaagaaaattaATAGAGATGTAATCCAACAAATGAAATAGTTGAAAACAATAATAGCTAGAGTTTTTGCTGCTTTTCTCTCAGACTTATTTGCCTGTACAGTTTTAACACCAGACACACTGGCAGCCTCTTTTGAAAATACCTTTCTGGCCTGTGATCTGGCCACCACAAAGATTTTCATATAAAGTGTTATAATAATAGAGCACGGGACAACAAGTGTAATTACAAGGTCAATTATATTACCCCACATAAATCCTTCAACTTTAAAACATTCTTTCAAACACCTACTGGGTACATGTACATTTACAAAGTTTTTTATAATAACAGCATCGTATATGATACAACAACACCAGGTAATGGATATACAACACATCattcttgttattgttattttagagTGGTACATCAAGGGATCACACACAGCAACATAGCGGTCAATAGATATCAAGACTAAATTACCCAGAGATAAAGAAGTACATAAAAATCCCATGTAGAaatataacacacagaaatatttcCCAAAATCCCAGCATGGTTCCATTATTGCTAAAGTCATTACTGGTATCACAATCAGTCCCACCAGGAGATCtgacacagccagagagaggatGAGCAGGTTGGTTGGAGTGTGGAGCTGCTTGaagtgagagatggagatgatCACCAGTATGTTCAAAAATACTGTAACCGCTGAAATCAATGAGAAGAAGATGTACAGTGTTATGTAGATAGATGTCGATAACGATGCCTTTCTGCAAGAAGAGTTTCCATCTTGAAAACAGTATTGATCATATTTGTTTTCCTCCATTTGTAATAAAGTGTCAAAATGCTGAGGTCCTGctcctgcttggtcctgtgtgtgATCCTGTCAGGTCCGCCTTCTGACAAACTCTGAGCTCTGCCTCTCTATTTATCCCTGAGTTACTGACAGAAACTCCCCTCCGCAGAgtctctctgcacacacacacacacacacacacacacacacacagacacacacacacacacaggcacacgtcAGCACAGAAAGGAACAAATGGTGAGATAAACAAATCATTTGTGAAAGCATGATGTAATGTATGACTGGATTGGATGTTGCTTTGCCCACCTAGCCTGTCCTTCAGCCTTACTGATAGTTAGAGATGAGATTGTTTTAACCTATTTCATTTGTTGGGTTCCACGGGTAGGCCATCATTATCCATaataaattgttcttaactgacttgcctagttaaataaaggttaaataaaaaaataaaaaaataaatagaggagagaaaagttacattttctcaaataagcattttaatgggggaaaataTAGTATGGGTGAAGTTTGGTCACTCAAAGACTTTCTTACATGGGAAATATGATAGCTGTGCAGACTGACTGGTTTGGGTGATGTCAGTGCTCAGTTTGGACCATAATTCACAACCTCAGGAGACATGATGGCACGCCACATGTCAGCTAGTCAGTGTGTAGGAAAGTTGACAGCAGGGAAGTTGATGAAATGGCATAAGTTTATGCTGCCTTACAAAGGCAAAACACAGTGTCTACCAATTTAATCTGTTGTAATGGCCAAGTATATTGTCTGATTAATGTCGTATTTGTTTCCTGAGACAAGAACAAACCAATGTCACTTTTGGGGCGTTAATATTTATGACCTAATTCTGTAACACTTTATAATAATTTTCATTAATTAACCTGTTGTAAGGCATTTATATTTGTATTAATgtaaaccatttactaatcaaATAGTTTTGCAGTCCCTAATCTAAAGCGAGAGCTATTTGTTCTTTTGAAATAATGAATCAGTGTTTTGAGTGACCTGTGTAATTTCTCACAATAAGAAGACATTTAAGGTGTCGAAATGGACTAGAACATATGAATGGTTGTAACGTATATGCTTGGAGTCAGGAAGCAGATGCAGAAGGTAAGTTTAATGATGAGAAAAAGCAGAAAACAGGAGAAGCTTACGAAACGTGAacaaaaccaatactgcctgatgactgagggtACATTAAGGGAGGGCAATCAGGGTGCTGATGATGTAAAGGTGTGCGCAATGTGAGTTTCCAGGACCGGTGGTCAGTAGACCGACGACTTCGAGCATCGGAAGGAGCAGAAGTAGGCGTGACAGTACCGGTTTGGATTGAGTACATCAACAGCCGATCTCTCACCCCCATGGGGACATAGATGCGCTTTGGTTGGCAGGAGCGGcttccctctccagagcctgtcGGAACCACATCTGCATCCCAAATCATAGGGCCAACAATAAAGGAGGACAGATTGATGGGCTGGAAGACACTCACAGGACTTTCCACCGATGAGGAAAAGCAGGTCCTCCGGCATCCTGGTCCCTGTCAGTGATTCTCATCTtcgaccaggagatggtggggttatgaAGTTAGACCACGGGAAGCCTAGGATGACTTTGTGTACGGGTGCAGTGATGGTGAGGAAAGGAAGGCTTTCCTGGTGCATGGGTCCCACGGTGAGGGTAAGTGGTGCTGTGATGTGCATAACTGTGCTGGATCCCAATGATCGTTTATCCAGGGCTTGGACAGGAAAAGGAGAGGATAGCGGGTATGAAGTTCAGGGAGGAGGCGAGGGCCTGGTCGATGAAGTTCTCTGCGGCACTggagtccacta belongs to Salmo trutta chromosome 20, fSalTru1.1, whole genome shotgun sequence and includes:
- the LOC115156272 gene encoding trace amine-associated receptor 13c-like, whose product is MEENKYDQYCFQDGNSSCRKASLSTSIYITLYIFFSLISAVTVFLNILVIISISHFKQLHTPTNLLILSLAVSDLLVGLIVIPVMTLAIMEPCWDFGKYFCVLYFYMGFLCTSLSLGNLVLISIDRYVAVCDPLMYHSKITITRMMCCISITWCCCIIYDAVIIKNFVNVHVPSRCLKECFKVEGFMWGNIIDLVITLVVPCSIIITLYMKIFVVARSQARKVFSKEAASVSGVKTVQANKSERKAAKTLAIIVFNYFICWITSLLIFFFFSFLIDHFLSYFTSFLGLVNSLINPIIYALFYPWFKVTAKLILSLNLRRS